From the genome of Verrucomicrobiia bacterium:
GCGGCAGGATTCGAACCTGCGACATCTAGCTCCCAAAGCTAGCGCTCTAGCCAAGCTGAGCTACGCCCCGTAAATCTGGACAGGACAATAATTTATCACGAAAGATTGAATTTGGCATCCAGGAATTTGGCGCTAGAAAATCGAGCGTTCCTTATGGATGCTGAGCACCAGGCCCAGGGCAAGTGCCGTCATAATGAAGGACGAACCACCGTAACTGATGAGCGGGAGCGTCAATCCGGTAATGGGGAGAAGGCCGATGCTCATGCCCACGTTGATCATAACCTGGGAAAACAGGACGGTCAGGATGCCCGCAGCCAGCAGCTTGGCGCGCTGGTCTGTTGTTTGGCCGATCACTTCGAAGATCGCATTAAAAAGCGCGGCATAGCAGAAAAGAAGGAGCGCCGCACCCAAATACCCCCACTCTTCGCCCAGCACGCAAAAAATAAAGTCCGTGTGATGCTCGGGAACGAATTGGAGCTGGCTTTGCGTGCCGTGCAAAAGCCCTTTGCCGAAAAGTCCGCCCGAACCGACTGCGATCTTGGACTGTAGTGCCGTGTACCCCGCGCCAAGGGGGTCCAGATTCGGATTCAAAAAAACAAGGATGCGCTTTTTCTGATATTCCTTGAGGATGCTCCACAAAATCGGCACGGCGGAGAGCCCCAGCACCGCGGCGCCAATCATGTAGCGGTACGGAATCCCCCACAGAAAAAGAAGCACGATCACCATGGGCACAAAAAGGAGCGAGCTGCCCAGGTCCGGCTGACGCATGATGAGGATCTGCGGGACGAACGCCAGCACAAGGGCGATGAGGATGATGCTGTTCTTTTTTTCCCATGAATGATGCGAGCCTAGAAAATTGGCAAGCGTCATGATCGTGGCGATCTTGGCAAACTCCGAAGGCTGGATGATAATCGGCCCGATTCCGATCCAGCGCTGCGCGCCTAAGCGCGTGTGCCCGGCCACCATGACCCAGACCAGCAGGACGAGAGAAATTACATAAAGCAGATAGGAAACGCTGAGCAGCCGGCGGTAGCCCACGAAAGGCACGAGAAAGAAAACCACCAGGCCCGCGGAAGCCCATACCATCTGCTTCACATCGTATTCGGCCGGGTCGCGGTAGGAAGCGCTGCGAATGAAGATGATGCCGATGATACTGAGCGCGGTCATGGCCACAACGAGCGACCAGTTCGTGTCCTTAAGCCACTTTCTGACCATACATGTCTCTCCAGGTTTCCAGCATGCCCTTCACGATCCGCGCGCCCGCGATGCCGCCGGAACCGCCGTGCTCGACGAAGACCGCAAAGGCGAGCTTCGGATGTTCATACGGAAAAAAGCCCGTCATCCAGGCATGGGAATTCAGAGGCGGCGCCTGCGCCGTTCCAGTCTTGGCCGCCATGTGGCCGAAATCCACACGCCCGAGCTGGCCCGTGCCATAATCGGATTGCACGACCTGGAACATGCCTTGTTTGACGATCTCGAAATTGGCTTTCTTGATCGAGAGGCGTTTGTGCTCATGCGGCGCTTCGCCCTCCCCTTCGGGCCAGCGGATGAGATGCGGCTCAACGATCTCTCCGTCCTTGGCGATGATGGACGTCATGCGCAGGATCTGGACCGGGGAGGTCAGCAAATAGCCCTGGCCAATGGCAAAACTGAGCGTTTCTCCCTGGTACCATTTTTCCTTCAGCCGCTTTTTCTTCCAGGCCGAATCAGGAACGAGACCCGGCGCGATATTGGAAGTTTCGAGCCGCATGGCCTCCCCCAGCCCGAGCATGCGCGCGTATTCGGCGATGTCATCCGGCGACAGCCTTTTCCCCACGGAGTAGAAGAACACGTTGCAGGACCTTTCCAGAGCCTCATAAACGTTCATGTCGCCATGGCCGCGCGCAAACCAGCATTTGCGTGGAACAGAATTGGGCGTGAGGTGGAAAAGCCCGGTACAGTGAAAGGTCGTGCTGGGCGTGATCTTGCCCGTCTCGAGCCCCGCGAGCGCAGTCACGAGCTTGAACACCGAGCCCGGCGGGTACGCGGAGCTCACGCCGCGGTCCACAAGCGGCGAAGCTTCGTCTTTGAGAAAGGCCAGGCGCTCTTTGCTGGCGCCCGGCGACACGAAAACGTTCGGATCGTAGGAAGGCGAACTGGCCAGCGCCAGCAATTCG
Proteins encoded in this window:
- the rodA gene encoding rod shape-determining protein RodA, with product MVRKWLKDTNWSLVVAMTALSIIGIIFIRSASYRDPAEYDVKQMVWASAGLVVFFLVPFVGYRRLLSVSYLLYVISLVLLVWVMVAGHTRLGAQRWIGIGPIIIQPSEFAKIATIMTLANFLGSHHSWEKKNSIILIALVLAFVPQILIMRQPDLGSSLLFVPMVIVLLFLWGIPYRYMIGAAVLGLSAVPILWSILKEYQKKRILVFLNPNLDPLGAGYTALQSKIAVGSGGLFGKGLLHGTQSQLQFVPEHHTDFIFCVLGEEWGYLGAALLLFCYAALFNAIFEVIGQTTDQRAKLLAAGILTVLFSQVMINVGMSIGLLPITGLTLPLISYGGSSFIMTALALGLVLSIHKERSIF
- the mrdA gene encoding penicillin-binding protein 2, translating into MRFLILKIAMFTGLLVLALALFIVQVWNGSYYRTLGDKNRIRLIPMEAPRGRVFDRNHRALATNRPSYDVVATPEDVHRDEYPRLSKLLGLTEAAIKQRMSASREYPFAPAVIEEDVSQEIAFKIEERRPELPGVSIRVSGRRFYPYQQTASHLIGFIGKINSAEYEKLHENQLLYGMNSLVGRMGLEKVYDEKLRGERGGRQIEVNARGNMVRLLSEKTPVPGEDLTMTIDLEFQKKIMDLIQGQHAAVAVLDLDTDELLALASSPSYDPNVFVSPGASKERLAFLKDEASPLVDRGVSSAYPPGSVFKLVTALAGLETGKITPSTTFHCTGLFHLTPNSVPRKCWFARGHGDMNVYEALERSCNVFFYSVGKRLSPDDIAEYARMLGLGEAMRLETSNIAPGLVPDSAWKKKRLKEKWYQGETLSFAIGQGYLLTSPVQILRMTSIIAKDGEIVEPHLIRWPEGEGEAPHEHKRLSIKKANFEIVKQGMFQVVQSDYGTGQLGRVDFGHMAAKTGTAQAPPLNSHAWMTGFFPYEHPKLAFAVFVEHGGSGGIAGARIVKGMLETWRDMYGQKVA